In a genomic window of Streptobacillus felis:
- the murA gene encoding UDP-N-acetylglucosamine 1-carboxyvinyltransferase, which produces MVEGFRIEGKRPLNGVIEVSGAKNAALPIIIATLIEKGEHILRNVPDLRDIRILFHLLEDFGMKVEKLDNNSYKIINNGFKRNEASYEIVKQMRASFLVMGPMVANLQESIVSLPGGCAIGSRPVDIHLKGFEALGAEITQIRGYVHVVAENLKGADIALTFPSVGATQNLLMAAVKIPGTTRIINAAKEPEIVDLGNYLIKMGAKIEGLGTNTITIEGVEKLNAVEYSIMPDRIEAGTYVIASIVTDGDLKIKNANIEDLGVFKHQLEDMGVKFEREGDILTVKGKVKDLKPARIVTMPHPGFPTDMQAQMMLLLSLIKGHSEVEETVFENRFMHVPELNRMGADITIRHGIANVEGVETLYGTNVMASDLRAGAALVVAGLVADGDTTLSRIYHIDRGYDKLEEKLNKVGAKIERIKLEI; this is translated from the coding sequence ATGGTAGAAGGATTCAGAATAGAAGGTAAAAGACCTTTAAATGGAGTAATAGAAGTTAGTGGAGCTAAAAATGCAGCACTTCCAATAATAATAGCAACATTAATAGAAAAGGGAGAACATATATTAAGAAATGTCCCTGATTTAAGAGATATTAGAATACTATTTCACCTATTAGAAGATTTTGGTATGAAAGTAGAAAAATTAGATAATAATAGTTATAAAATAATAAATAATGGATTCAAAAGAAATGAAGCAAGTTATGAGATAGTTAAACAAATGAGAGCTTCATTCTTAGTAATGGGGCCTATGGTTGCAAATCTTCAAGAATCTATCGTTTCACTTCCAGGTGGATGTGCTATAGGTAGTAGACCAGTAGATATACATTTAAAAGGTTTTGAGGCACTAGGAGCAGAAATAACTCAAATTAGAGGATATGTACATGTTGTAGCTGAAAACTTAAAAGGTGCAGATATTGCATTAACTTTCCCTTCAGTAGGTGCAACTCAAAACTTATTAATGGCTGCTGTTAAAATACCAGGAACAACTAGAATAATTAATGCAGCAAAAGAACCTGAAATTGTAGACTTAGGTAACTATTTAATTAAAATGGGTGCAAAAATTGAAGGTTTAGGAACTAATACTATAACTATAGAAGGTGTAGAGAAATTAAATGCTGTTGAGTACTCAATTATGCCTGATAGAATAGAAGCAGGAACTTATGTTATAGCATCTATAGTAACAGATGGAGATTTAAAAATAAAAAATGCTAATATAGAAGATTTAGGTGTTTTTAAACATCAACTTGAAGACATGGGAGTAAAATTTGAAAGAGAAGGAGATATATTAACTGTTAAAGGTAAAGTTAAAGATTTAAAACCTGCAAGAATAGTTACTATGCCTCATCCTGGATTCCCTACTGACATGCAAGCACAAATGATGTTACTATTATCATTAATAAAAGGTCATAGTGAAGTAGAAGAAACAGTATTTGAAAATAGATTTATGCATGTACCAGAATTAAATAGAATGGGTGCAGATATAACTATCAGACATGGTATAGCTAATGTTGAAGGAGTAGAAACTCTATATGGAACTAATGTTATGGCATCTGATTTAAGAGCTGGAGCTGCTTTAGTTGTTGCAGGTTTAGTAGCAGATGGAGATACTACTTTAAGTAGAATATATCATATAGATAGAGGGTATGATAAATTAGAAGAAAAACTTAATAAAGTTGGAGCTAAGATTGAAAGAATTAAATTAGAAATATAA